A region from the Buteo buteo chromosome 19, bButBut1.hap1.1, whole genome shotgun sequence genome encodes:
- the BHLHE41 gene encoding class E basic helix-loop-helix protein 41 has translation MDEGISRLPERQLLEHRDFIGLDYPSLYMCKPKRGVKRDESKETYKLPHRLIEKKRRDRINECIAQLKDLLPEHLKLTTLGHLEKAVVLELTLKHLKALTALTEQQHQKIIALQNGERSMKSPVQADLDAFHSGFQTCAKEVLQYLSRFESWTPREQRCAQLLGHLHSISTQFLPGPQLLSPPPGPLSKGSSSSSSPPAPPCAPGHKPEGQANCVPVIQRTHAAEISAETDTDTDSGYGGEGEARPERGPAAAGGPLPALAIKQEPSGDDAPPAPKRLKLDGGGGSPLPGPPGLPARGAEAAAAAAAAAAAALVRPDAALLGSLMALGAGGGGAPFGQPAAPFCLPFYFISPSAAAAYMQPFLDKGSLEKYLYPAAPIPLLYPGIPAQAAAAAAAAAASSFPCLSSVLGPAEKAAAAAAAGLPPAPHLPHPFAAAAGLAAAEPCEEAETAASEEPGAEGP, from the exons ATGGATGAAGGAATCTCCCGCTTGCCGGAGAGGCAGCTACTGGAGCATAGGGATTTTATAGG GCTGGACTACCCTTCCCTGTATATGTGCAAGCCCAAAAGAGGCGTGAAGAGGGACGAGAGCAAG GAAACGTACAAACTGCCACATAGACTGATAGAAAAGAAGAGGCGAGACAGGATTAACGAATGCATTGCCCAGCTGAAGGATTTACTGCCCGAGCATCTGAAATTGACG ACGCTGGGCCACCTGGAGAAAGCGGTGGTGCTGGAACTGACTTTGAAGCACTTGAAAGCGCTAACGGCCTTAACGGAGCAGCAGCACCAGAAGATCATCGCTTTGCAGAACG gggAGCGGTCCATGAAGTCTCCCGTGCAGGCCGACCTGGACGCCTTCCACTCGGGCTTTCAGACGTGCGCCAAGGAAGTGCTGCAGTACCTCTCCCGCTTCGAGAGCTGGACCCCCCGCGAGCAGCGATGCGCCCAGCTCCTCGGCCACCTGCACTCCATCTCCACGCAGTTCCTCCCCGGCCCCCAGCTGctctccccgccgccgggccccctCAGCAAGggatcctcctcctcttcctccccgcccgcccccccctgcGCGCCGGGCCACAAGCCGGAGGGTCAGGCTAACTGCGTGCCCGTCATCCAGCGGACTCACGCCGCCGAGATCAGCGCCGAGACCGACACGGACACGGACAGCGGCTACGGCGGGGAGGGCGAGGCGCGCCCCGAgcgcggccccgcggcggccgggggcCCGCTGCCGGCCCTGGCCATCAAGCAGGAGCCCTCGGGGGACGACGCGCCCCCCGCGCCCAAGCGGCTGAAGCtggacggcggcggcggcagccccctgcccggcCCGCCGGGGCTGCCGGCGCGGGGcgccgaggcggcggcggcagcggcggcggcggcggcggcggcgctggtGAGACCCGACGCCGCCCTGCTGGGCTCGCTGATGGCCctgggggcgggcggcggcggggcccccTTCGGACAGCCGGCGGCCCCTTTCTGCCTGCCCTTCTACTTCAtctccccctccgccgccgccgcctacATGCAGCCCTTCCTGGATAAGGGCAGCCTGGAGAAGTATCTCTACCCCGCCGCCCCCATCCCGCTCCTCTACCCGGGCATCCCGGCCCAGGCGGcagccgccgcggccgccgccgccgcctcctccttcccctgcctctcctccGTGCTCGGCCCCGCCGAGaaggcggccgccgccgccgccgccgggctgccccCGGCGCCCCACCTCCCGCACCCcttcgccgccgccgccgggctggccgccgccgagccctGCGAGGAGGCCGAGACCGCGGCCAGCGAGGAGCCCGGCGCCGAGGGCCCGTga